The genomic segment CGCACGGCGGCGCGCGTGGCTGTGGTGCCGTCGGGCAGCGCGACCGCTTCCTGGGTCAGGATCGCCCCGGCATCGATCGCGGGCGCGAGGCGATGGATGGTGACGCCGAACTCCCCCTTCCCGTCCGCCAGTGCGTGAATCGTCGGCACGGGGCCGCGGTGAAGCGGCAGCAGGCTCGGGTGGAGGTTGATCCCGCCGAGCCGCGCCCGCGCGAGCGTCGCCTCGGACAGAATCTGGTCGAAGTGGAAGGTGACGATCAGGTCGGGTGCGTGCGCCGCGAAGGCCTGGGCCACCTCGTCGCCATTCACATCATCGACCCGCAGTGTCCGAATTCCGAGTTGGTGACACAAAGCGGCGAGCGGCGTCGCCTCGGGCGTCTCGCGGCTGCCGGCGAGGCGCTGGGTCAGGGGCGCGAGCGGGCGCAGCAGATCCGGCAGCCCGAAATTGACGCCGAGATAGGGCAGGAAGCCGGGGCCGGACCGGGCGAGATGCCGCCGGACCTGACCGACGAGCCCGCCGGTCGCCGGTCGCTCGGCGTTGGAGAGGCCGACGAAGGCGATCGCCGCGGCGTGATCCGCCACGAAGCGACGCACGGCCCGGGCGTTCGGCAGCGCCTCCAGCGCGAACAAAGCGATCCGGAGGGGCGGCATCAGCGCCGCGGCCGGTTGCGGAAGCGGAAGCCGCTGAGACCTGCGCTGCGCAGCCATTCCGGCACCAACAGCGCACCACGGGCGAATGCGGCGAGGATCGCCGGGAAGGCGATGACGTCGAGGTTGCGCTCCAGCCCTCGGGCGATGCGGGCGGCGGCCTCGTCCGCCGACATTTCCAGGGGGCGCCAGCCCTTGATGACCCCGCCCATCGGCGTCTTCACGTAGCCCGGCGTCACCACGCTGAGGCGCACGCCGAGCGGCTTCAGCTTCTGGCGGAGCGCAAGGCCGTGAGCGAGGAGCGCCGCCTTGGCGCCGCTACAGGCCGGAGCGTCGGGCAGCGGCGCGTAGGCGGCCAGCGAGGAGATCAGCGCGATCTGCCCCCGGCCGCGTCCGCTCATCAGGGTGACGCAGGGCAGCATCACGTTGAGCGCGCCGGTGAGGTTGATGTCCGCCGTCTCGAAGGCCGTCGCCTCGGTCTCCAGGCCGCCGGACGGGTGCCCGCCGTTCACCGCGGCGTTGACGATGACGAGATCGAGCGGCGTCGCCGCATCGGTCTCGCGGAGCCAGGCGCCGACCGCCTCCCGCTCGCGCACGTCGATCAGCCGGGTCAGCACCGCGGCCCCGCGCGTCCGGCACTCCTGCGCCACCGCCTCCAGCCGCTCCCGATCGCGGCCCGTGAGTACGAGGCTCGCACCGGTCCCGGCGTAGAAGCGCGCGAGGGCTGCGCCGATGCCGCTGGAGGCACCGGTGATCAAGATGACGGGCAAGGAGGGGAGGTCTTTCCGCTGAAGAGCCGGGTCGTGACCGTGTCGAAGGCCGGCGGTCAATAGGCGGGGGAGAGGTTTCCGTCGCGGCCGGCCTGCTCCAGCGTGTCGCGGGCGGCGGCCAGGGCGGCAGGCGGAAGTGCCGCCTCGAGACGTGGCACAGCCCCGGCCACGGCGCGCTCGATCGCCGAGCGGGAGAAGTAGCCGCCATTGATCTGGGTGCGGTGCATGACGACCCGGAAGAAATCCTGCATCAGCGCCGCGTCGGGTGCCTGCGGGGCACCCCAGAACGTGTCGATGTCGCCCTGATGGGTCAGGCCCGGCATGTTGTAGACCGCCGAGCCGAAGGCCAGCGTCGGCCGTCCGCGTTCGAGGGCGAGCATCCCGACGGTGGAGTTTACCAGCACGACGCCGCGGCTGCCGTCGATGAGCTTGGGCAGGTCGCCGCCGTCGATGAAGTCGAGCCGGTCGTTGCAGCCGTGGCGCTTGGCCGATTGGCGGGCGCGCTTGCGCCAGTTCATGATGCCGCTGTCGAGCGGGTGCAGCTTCACCAGCAGCCGCGTCGGCGCCTGCGAATGCTTGGCGAAGGAGGCGATCACCCGGTCCATGAAGCCCTCGACGCCGAGGAACGGCGAGTGGACGCGGATCTGGTAATCGCTGTCGAGCTGGAGCGGCAGCAGGAAGTAGTCGGCGTTGATCGCGTGGTAGATCTCGTTCACCCGCGCGGCCTCGCGGCGGGTGCGGCGGCGGCGCACGAACTTCCGGATCCAGCCGGCATATTCGGCGGCGATGTGGTTCGGCCGGTGGGTGCGGAAACCCGGATAGAGGTACGGAAAGCCGATATTTGCGATGTTGAAGCTGATATCCCACAGGCTGCGCCGGCCCATGTCTCCGGTGAGCGGCATGGCCCGTCCGGGCTGCGGCAGCTTGCGCGCCAGTTCCCGGATCTCCTCCGCCCGCTTCGGCAGGGTCGAGTTGCCGTTCACCCCGCCGGCCTCGCACGTGATCCAGTAGGGCCGGATGTAGCCTTCCTCGAACACGTGGATGCGCACGCCCATCGGCTTGGCGACAAGCACCGCCGCCTGATGGTAGGGCCGGCAATCGCCGAACAGCACGATGTCGGTGACGGCATGCGTGCGGATATAGGCTTCGAGATAGGCGTCCCAGCCGTCGCGCTTGCCGCGGTAGTGGTCGGCGGGAAAGGGCCAGAACAACCAGTCGCCGGCCGAGAAATTGATGCGGCGAACCCCGTGGCCGCGCTCGCGCAGGGCGTTGCCGAGGACCGAGAAGAACGGGGAGGCGATCCCCTGCAGGAACAGGAAGGTGGCGGCGCGGGGGCCTATGGCATGGGCACGAGGCTGCGTCATTCCCAGGCGCTCTATCCCTAGTCGTGAAGCGGTGTGCGTTGCGTCATCTGGCCGAACGCCTCTCACGATAGTCCCACGAACGACAACCGCTGCGCGAGGCGACCGGGAGAATTTGCAGCCTCCGTTGCCGATCGATCACGCCACGACTGTGACGATCGGTCGAGGCACGTCTCGCGCCAGATTGCGGCTCCGTTGTGTCCGGTGCCAATCCATCCCCGGAAAAGTGCGTTCTTCACAGCCGTGGCCGAAGCGCGCCGTACCGCCGGTTTCGGCGCATAGGAAGTTGCAGCCCATGCTCGGACCGGCCTGGGCCCAGGACGAGGCTTGGGCTATGGAGCAGGCCCCGCCATGATCGACCGGCCATGACCGACCTGCGCCCCATCGAGCCGCAAGGCGATACCGGGCTGCCCCGCACCTACCTGCCGCTCGGCCGGACGGTCCGGCTTCTGCGCGCGCAGATCGAGGCGGCAACGGGCGCGTCGCTGACCTTCCGCTCCCCCGGCCCGCCGGTCCTGTGGTCGGCGACGGCAGCCGACGGCAAGGCGGTTCTGCGGGTCGCGCCGGGCCCGCTCCTCAGCCCCTACGATTCGCCGGAAACCGGCCTTTCGAGCCTTCGCCTCAGCTATGCCGGCCGGCCCCTCGGAGGCGAGCCCCCCTCCCCGGATTTCGGCGACCTTCTGCGCGCACGCGGCCTCGCCGGCTACAACCGGTTCGCCCGCTCGCTTCCAGATGGAGCGGCCTATCTCTTCTCAGGGCAAACGCGGCCTGCCCTCGCCCTGGTCGATCCGCAAACCGCCGCGTCGGGCGCGGCCCTGCGAAGCTTCCTGACGCGGCTTCTGGCCGAGAATCCGGGGACGCGCTTCGTCGCCGCCGGCCCCGACGGATGCCCGCGTGACGGCGCGCCCACCGATCCGCGGCTCACCGTGATCGCGGACCCGGCCGATCCCTGGCTGCTGTTTCCCCTCGTGCCGCGCATCCATGTGGCGCGATGGGATGCGGCCTGCGAGGCGGCGCTGGCCAGCTTTGAGACTCATTGCCCCGACCCTGCGGCGGGTCCGCGCCCGGCGGATGCGGCGGCGTTCCTGGCGCTCCGTTACGGCATCGGCGTGCACGGCTTCGATCCGTGGACGCGCCGGCCGATCCCGCTCGCGGATGCGGTGGAGCGCGTGGCGTGGCTGCGCGACCGCTTCCTCGGCAACGACCGCCGCGTCGTCCTCGTCGGCGTGTCCGGCTGGAAGCGCGCCGCGCTCGATGTCTTCGCCACCGGGCCGGCGGGACCACCGCTCCACACCATGATTGCGGACGAGGCGGTGGCGCTCGCTCGCGCGCAGGGCGGCCGGGTTCAGGCCTGGGCGACCCGCTGCCCGGAGCAGCTCCCGCGTCTCTGCGCGGAGGCCGGCTTGCCCTTCGCGCGGATCGAGGACGGATTCCTGCGCTCGGTCGGGCTCGGCGCTAGCCTGCAGCCGGGCGCCTCCATCGTCGTGGACGATCTCGGCATCTACTACGACCCGCGGGTCGAGAGCCGGCTGGCCCGCACGCTGAAGGAAGCCGAGTTCCCGCCCGGACTGACCGCCCGCGCCGCCGCCTTGCGCGAATCGATCGTGGCGCGGCGCCTGAGCAAGTACAATGTCGGCCTCGAAGGTGTCGGCGAGGACTGGCCGACGGACCGGCGGATCGTGCTGGTGCCGGGCCAGGTCGAGGACGACGCCTCGGTGCTGACCGGATCGCCGCAGGTGCGCGGCAACCTCGCCCTGCTGCGGGCTGCCCGCGCCCGCAACCCGGACGCCTTCCTGCTCTACAAGCCGCATCCCGACGTCGAGGCCGGGTTCCGGCCCGGCGCGATCCCGGAGGAGGAGGTGCGGCGGCTCGCCGACCGTGTCGTCGGCGGCCTCTCCATTGTCGACCTGCTCGACCGTTGCCACCATGTCGAGACCATGACCTCGCTGGCGGGCTTCGAGGCGCTGATCCGCGGGCTGAGCGTCGCCGTCCACGGCCGCCCCTTCTATGCCGGCTGGGGGCTGACCGAGGATCTGGCGCTAGGGGCCGACCGCGGCCGCACATTGTCCCTCGACGCCCTGGTGGCGGGGGCGTTGATCCTCTACCCGCTCTATCTCGATCCGGTGGCGATGAAGCCATGCACGCCCGAGCAACTGCTCGACCGGCTCAGCGAGGCTCGGGCAGCCGCGCCGCCCTCGCGTCTCGCCCTCGGCGCGGTCCGTCACGCGACGATGCGGCTGCGCTACGCCCTGATCAATCCAGTCATCCGCCGCCTGCGCGCCCGCCGCGGCGTGCGCAGTGAATCCGGCCGCTGAGACAACATGAGCCTCGCGACCTATTTTGTGCCCCTCGCGGTCGCGCTGACCGGCGCCTTCGCCATCGAGTCGGCGGCCTCGCCGCAGCGCCCGAGCCTCCGGCCGGGCGATCTGGCGATCCGGGCCGCCGGCTACGCGCTGATCACGCTGTTCTGGTTCCAGTTCTCGTGGCGCCCCTGGCTCGCGGCCTCCTCCTGCCTGCTGACGCTCGCCATCCTCTCGGTGGTGGACCGGCTGAAGCGCCGGGTGATCGGTGAGCCGGTGGTGTTCAGCGACCTCGCGCTGCTCGCGCAGGTGCCGCGCCACCCGCAGCTCTACTACACCTTGCCGCTCACCGATCTGCGGATCGCCGGGCCTCTGCTGCTCGCCATCGCCACCGTTGTCGCTTGGTACGTCCTGGAACCCGCCGCATTGCCGAGCGGGACAGGCGCATCCCTCCTCGCGATCCTCGGCCTGCCGGTGGCGCTGGCGGCTCTCTCGCTCGCGGGCCTGACGCCGCTCGGGCATAGAGCCCTACGCCACTTCTTCCCGCATCCGGACCTCGCCCGCGACGTCGCCCGCTACGGGCTCGTCGCGACGATGATGGGCTACGCGCTGCGCCGCCTCGGCGAGGACGATGCGCGGCCGGTGCCGACGCGTGGCGAAGGCAGCCCCGACGACGAAATCGTCGTCGTGGTCCAGCTCGAATCCTTCCTCGACCCCGCCCGCCTCGGCGGTCCGGATCTCCCGGTCATGGCGCGGATCCGGACGCAGGCGGCGCAGTACGGCCGCCTCACGGTCCCTGCGCACGGCGCCTACACCATGCGCTCCGAGCACGCCGTCCTCACCGGCCTCGACCCGGAAAGCCTCGGCTTCGGCCGCTACGACCCCTACCTCGCGCGCAAGGGCGAGGAGCCGACCAGCCTCGCCCGGCTCGCCCGCGCCGCCGGGTTCGAGACGGTGTTCGTGCACCCTTTCCACCGCGACTTCTTCGACCGGGCTCGGGTGTTTCAGCGTCTCGGCTTCGAGCGCCTCGTCATGGAAGAGGATTTCGCCGGCGCGCCTCGGATCGGACCCTATATCGGCGACGTCGCCGTCGCCGACCGCATTCTGGCGGAGGTGGCGCCGGGCCAGGGGCGCGCGAAGGACCGCACGTTCGTGTTCTCCGTCACGATGGAGAATCACGGCCCCTGGAAGCCGGGCCGACTCACCGGAATCGACGAACCGCTGGCGCAGTACCTCCACCACGTCGCCCATACCGGCCGAGCGATCGAACGGCTGATCGACGGGCTCGCCGGCCGACGGGCGACGCTCTGCGTGTTCGGCGATCATGCGCCCTCGCTGCCCGACCTCCGTCCGCCGGAATCCGGCCCGATGGCGACGGATTACGCGCTGTTCCGTTTCGGCCGGGACGGCGGCCCGCCCCCCGCCCGGATCGATCTCACCGCAGCACAGCTCGGCTGTGTCCTGCGGGACGCCGTCACCCCGAAACGTTGAGGATTTGGGGGATAAGCGTAGCCGTGCCACGGTGGTGACGCATTGCTGCGTGAGCCCTCGCCGGCCGTCGGCGCATCGTACGCGTCAATCAAGCATTAGGCCGGGGCCCGTATTCAATGGATCGCAGTGACTGCGTGACGATCGGAAAAGGGACGGACGTGGCTCTGCGCCCCGCCTCGACCCGGATGGAGTCTCCGATGAAGTGCGCTGCGGCCCTGGCAATCCTTGCCGCCGCCCTCGCCCTGCCGGGATGTTCGGTCCTGCCGGCCGCGGGGCCGACGACTTCGGCGATCGAGAGCGGCGCCGACGTCGCCACCGCCGAAGGCCTGTTCGCCCGCTACGAAATCATCGACATCACCCCCGCCCTCGTCGAGGCCCTGCGCACCCGTCCTCTCGACAGCCTCCTCGTCACCTTCGGCGACCATCGCCCCTCGGTCGAGCCGGTGATCGGCGTCGGAGACTCGGTTGCGGTTCAGGTCTGGGAGGCCGGTGCCGGCGGCCTGTTCTCCGGACCGCTCGTCTCCGACCGCTTCTCGGCCGGCTCGAAGTCCGCCACGATCCCCGAGCAGGTGGTTGGGCCCGACGGCGGCATCACTGTTCCCTATGCCGGCCGGATCAAGGTCGTCGGACGCCGCACCCAGGACGTCCAGGCGCTGATCGAGACCGAACTCGCCGGCAAGGCGATCCAGCCGCAGGTGCTCGTCTCCGTCACCAAGCCGGTCTCGCAATCGGTCACCGTCTCCGGCGAAGCGGCCATGGGCAAGCGCGTGCCGCTTTCTGGCCGTGGTGACCGCCTGCTCGACGTCATCGCCCAGGCCGGCGGCGTGCGCACCCCCGTATCCGAGACTTTCGTGCGGCTGTCGCGCGGCAACCGCACCGTCACCGTGCCGATGACCACGGTGGTCTCCAACCCGCGCGAAAACATCTTCGTGCGTCCCGACGACACGCTGACCCTGGTGCGCGATCCGCAGACCTTCCTGGCCGTGGGCGCGCTCGGCAACACCACCGAGGTGCCGTTCACGGCGGACGGGCTGACGCTGTCGCAGGCGCTGGCGCGCGCCTCCGGCTTGCGCGAGTTCCAGGCCGATCCGGCGGGCGTGTTCATCTTCCGCTACGAACCGGCGGCGGTGGTGCGGCGGCTGCGTCCGAACTCGCCGCTGCTGGCCTCAGGGCAGGTGCCGGTGGTGTACCGAGTGAACCTGCGCGACGCGCAAGGCATGTTCCTGACCCAGAGCTTCCGCATGCGGAACCGCGACCTCGTCTACGTGTCGAGTTCGCCGTTCGCGGAGCTCGGCAAGGTGCTGAGCGTGTTCTCGACCGTAGCCTCGCCCATCGCGGCGGGCGCCTCGATCTACACTGTCACGCGGTAGAGCATCGTCCCGAACCGTGGCCATCGGCTTTCGCAAAAAGACGATGCAAGAACGAAAGCCTAGCGCATCGTCCGGGTGGCGTGTGGGTGCGGATGGACCGTACACGTCCCCTTCCCTGCGAAAGTCTGCCCCGTTTCGTCGAGATCGCGACTTGCCAAAGGCCCAGCCGGCGTCATTCCATGCAGCGAAGGTGATGTCGGATGCGCGGCCGTGCCGGCCCCGAAACGGGAGCCGATACAGGACGGCCGTCCTGACAGACGACAACGGTCCGGACCGGCAGACCTTGGCAAAGGGGCAACGGGCTGGGAAAGAGGCGCCATGACGGTCCGACGCCCCCTCGCCCTCGGTTCGGCCTCGCTCGCGCTGCTGGCCGGACTCCTGCTCTCGGCTGTTCCGGCGATGGCGGAGGTCAAGGTCGGCGTCGCGGTGCCGCGCACCGGCCCCTACGTCACCGTCGGCGCGCAAGTGCTGCGCGGCGTCGAGGCGGCGGCGCGGGACGCCAACGCGAAGGGCGGCATCAACGGCGAGCCCATCGTGCTCGACGTGCAGGACGATTCCTGTGATTCGAATCAGGCCGTGGCGGTAGCCAACCACTACGTGAACACGGGCGTGCGGCTCGTCGTCGGCCATGTCTGCTCGAATGCGTCGCTGGCGGCCTCCGATGTCTACGCCGCCAACGGAATCGTGATGATCACCGCGGCCTCGGTCGCCGCCAAGCTGACCGACCGCGGCCTGCCGACGATCTTCCGGGTCTGCGGCCGGGACGACGACCAGGCCAAGCTCTCGGCCGCGATCCTCGCCGAGCGGTTCCGCGACCGGCGGATCGCCATCCTCAACGACCTCTCACCGGCCTCGCGCACCCTCGCGGCGGCGACGAAAGACAACCTCAACCGCATCGGCGTCAATGAGGCGATGGCTGCGGCCTTCCAGCCGAGCGATGCCGACGACGTGGCCCTCGCCGACCGGTTGAAGGCGGCGAATATCGACGTGGTCTATTACGGCGGCGACGCGCAGGAGATGGGCCGCCTGGTCCGCATCGCGGCCGAACGGGGCTTTCGCCCGCAATGGTTCGGCACCTCGGCCATCGCCACGCCGGATTTTGC from the Methylorubrum extorquens genome contains:
- a CDS encoding putative Methionyl-tRNA formyltransferase (partial) (Evidence 3 : Putative function from multiple computational evidences; Product type e : enzyme), yielding MPPLRIALFALEALPNARAVRRFVADHAAAIAFVGLSNAERPATGGLVGQVRRHLARSGPGFLPYLGVNFGLPDLLRPLAPLTQRLAGSRETPEATPLAALCHQLGIRTLRVDDVNGDEVAQAFAAHAPDLIVTFHFDQILSEATLARARLGGINLHPSLLPLHRGPVPTIHALADGKGEFGVTIHRLAPAIDAGAILTQEAVALPDGTTATRAAVRLHEHGRLLVDRVLGEIAAEGTIPAGRTVPVLLYRGFPDRALLARMRRDGRLLTDGQDLRDALTLSRKG
- a CDS encoding Putative oxidoreductase, short-chain dehydrogenase/reductase family (Evidence 3 : Putative function from multiple computational evidences; Product type e : enzyme), with amino-acid sequence MPVILITGASSGIGAALARFYAGTGASLVLTGRDRERLEAVAQECRTRGAAVLTRLIDVREREAVGAWLRETDAATPLDLVIVNAAVNGGHPSGGLETEATAFETADINLTGALNVMLPCVTLMSGRGRGQIALISSLAAYAPLPDAPACSGAKAALLAHGLALRQKLKPLGVRLSVVTPGYVKTPMGGVIKGWRPLEMSADEAAARIARGLERNLDVIAFPAILAAFARGALLVPEWLRSAGLSGFRFRNRPRR
- a CDS encoding putative capsular polysaccharide biosynthesis/export protein, (kpsS, Synonyms : wcbO) (Evidence 3 : Putative function from multiple computational evidences; PubMedId : 10094710, 8397187; Product type m : membrane component) — encoded protein: MTQPRAHAIGPRAATFLFLQGIASPFFSVLGNALRERGHGVRRINFSAGDWLFWPFPADHYRGKRDGWDAYLEAYIRTHAVTDIVLFGDCRPYHQAAVLVAKPMGVRIHVFEEGYIRPYWITCEAGGVNGNSTLPKRAEEIRELARKLPQPGRAMPLTGDMGRRSLWDISFNIANIGFPYLYPGFRTHRPNHIAAEYAGWIRKFVRRRRTRREAARVNEIYHAINADYFLLPLQLDSDYQIRVHSPFLGVEGFMDRVIASFAKHSQAPTRLLVKLHPLDSGIMNWRKRARQSAKRHGCNDRLDFIDGGDLPKLIDGSRGVVLVNSTVGMLALERGRPTLAFGSAVYNMPGLTHQGDIDTFWGAPQAPDAALMQDFFRVVMHRTQINGGYFSRSAIERAVAGAVPRLEAALPPAALAAARDTLEQAGRDGNLSPAY
- a CDS encoding protein of unknown function (Evidence 5 : Unknown function); protein product: MTDLRPIEPQGDTGLPRTYLPLGRTVRLLRAQIEAATGASLTFRSPGPPVLWSATAADGKAVLRVAPGPLLSPYDSPETGLSSLRLSYAGRPLGGEPPSPDFGDLLRARGLAGYNRFARSLPDGAAYLFSGQTRPALALVDPQTAASGAALRSFLTRLLAENPGTRFVAAGPDGCPRDGAPTDPRLTVIADPADPWLLFPLVPRIHVARWDAACEAALASFETHCPDPAAGPRPADAAAFLALRYGIGVHGFDPWTRRPIPLADAVERVAWLRDRFLGNDRRVVLVGVSGWKRAALDVFATGPAGPPLHTMIADEAVALARAQGGRVQAWATRCPEQLPRLCAEAGLPFARIEDGFLRSVGLGASLQPGASIVVDDLGIYYDPRVESRLARTLKEAEFPPGLTARAAALRESIVARRLSKYNVGLEGVGEDWPTDRRIVLVPGQVEDDASVLTGSPQVRGNLALLRAARARNPDAFLLYKPHPDVEAGFRPGAIPEEEVRRLADRVVGGLSIVDLLDRCHHVETMTSLAGFEALIRGLSVAVHGRPFYAGWGLTEDLALGADRGRTLSLDALVAGALILYPLYLDPVAMKPCTPEQLLDRLSEARAAAPPSRLALGAVRHATMRLRYALINPVIRRLRARRGVRSESGR
- a CDS encoding putative Capsular polysaccharide biosynthesis protein (Evidence 3 : Putative function from multiple computational evidences; Product type e : enzyme): MSLATYFVPLAVALTGAFAIESAASPQRPSLRPGDLAIRAAGYALITLFWFQFSWRPWLAASSCLLTLAILSVVDRLKRRVIGEPVVFSDLALLAQVPRHPQLYYTLPLTDLRIAGPLLLAIATVVAWYVLEPAALPSGTGASLLAILGLPVALAALSLAGLTPLGHRALRHFFPHPDLARDVARYGLVATMMGYALRRLGEDDARPVPTRGEGSPDDEIVVVVQLESFLDPARLGGPDLPVMARIRTQAAQYGRLTVPAHGAYTMRSEHAVLTGLDPESLGFGRYDPYLARKGEEPTSLARLARAAGFETVFVHPFHRDFFDRARVFQRLGFERLVMEEDFAGAPRIGPYIGDVAVADRILAEVAPGQGRAKDRTFVFSVTMENHGPWKPGRLTGIDEPLAQYLHHVAHTGRAIERLIDGLAGRRATLCVFGDHAPSLPDLRPPESGPMATDYALFRFGRDGGPPPARIDLTAAQLGCVLRDAVTPKR
- a CDS encoding putative capsule polysaccharide export outer membrane protein (Evidence 3 : Putative function from multiple computational evidences; Product type t : transporter), which produces MKCAAALAILAAALALPGCSVLPAAGPTTSAIESGADVATAEGLFARYEIIDITPALVEALRTRPLDSLLVTFGDHRPSVEPVIGVGDSVAVQVWEAGAGGLFSGPLVSDRFSAGSKSATIPEQVVGPDGGITVPYAGRIKVVGRRTQDVQALIETELAGKAIQPQVLVSVTKPVSQSVTVSGEAAMGKRVPLSGRGDRLLDVIAQAGGVRTPVSETFVRLSRGNRTVTVPMTTVVSNPRENIFVRPDDTLTLVRDPQTFLAVGALGNTTEVPFTADGLTLSQALARASGLREFQADPAGVFIFRYEPAAVVRRLRPNSPLLASGQVPVVYRVNLRDAQGMFLTQSFRMRNRDLVYVSSSPFAELGKVLSVFSTVASPIAAGASIYTVTR
- a CDS encoding putative extracellular ligand-binding receptor precursor (Evidence 3 : Putative function from multiple computational evidences; Product type rc : receptor); the encoded protein is MTVRRPLALGSASLALLAGLLLSAVPAMAEVKVGVAVPRTGPYVTVGAQVLRGVEAAARDANAKGGINGEPIVLDVQDDSCDSNQAVAVANHYVNTGVRLVVGHVCSNASLAASDVYAANGIVMITAASVAAKLTDRGLPTIFRVCGRDDDQAKLSAAILAERFRDRRIAILNDLSPASRTLAAATKDNLNRIGVNEAMAAAFQPSDADDVALADRLKAANIDVVYYGGDAQEMGRLVRIAAERGFRPQWFGTSAIATPDFAKIAGPASNGVLMTFYLDPSRKPEAQGVVAEFKAQGVEADGSMIYGYAALQALVEAGNFAHSTEPAAIAKALHGERFDLVLGPVGFDAKGDITAQGYVLYVWRDGNFTPAKSN